In one Rutidosis leptorrhynchoides isolate AG116_Rl617_1_P2 chromosome 8, CSIRO_AGI_Rlap_v1, whole genome shotgun sequence genomic region, the following are encoded:
- the LOC139864632 gene encoding uncharacterized protein: MSDKPLVISCKVANTGITIMKIHVDTGSIIDLIYEQCFRQLPECIKADMKATAISLFGFAGESAWPMGQLSLKIELRDEIDVKLTRQAQLDFYVIRSASCYNMLLGRSALRKLGIVPSTIHGMVKFTTCKGVATINSMAMQSICVAISTQGTVVAHKITEDNMVVVNCRYPDQKIKIGTELDEEIRKKIVQFLVAYMDVFAWSEQDMTGVPRDVAEHRLNANPTLKPIVQKHRGMAPDRLKWLCAEVTKLVNAGILCEVKYQTWVVNPVLVEKPDGSWKMCIDFKDINKACPKDNYPLLEIDLKVESLHAYPYKCFFGYRKRISSNPNGARRRR; the protein is encoded by the coding sequence ATGTCCGATAAGCCGTTAGTCATATCATGCAAGGTCGCGAATACGGGAATAACAATTATGAAAATACATGTCGACACTGGCAGTATCATAGATTTGATATATGAGCAATGCTTTCGCCAATTGCCAGAATGCATTAAAGCAGATATGAAGGCAACCGCGATATCTCTGTTTGGTTTCGCAGGTGAATCTGCATGGCCCATGGGGCAACTATCACTAAAAATCGAGTTGCGTGATGAAATAGATGTAAAATTGACAAGACAAGCGCAGTTAGATTTCTATGTTATACGATCTGCTTCGTGTTATAACATGTTGTTGGGAAGATCCGCGTTGCGCAAGCTTGGCATAGTGCCATCTACAATACACGGAATGGTTAAGTTCACTACTTGCAAAGGTGTGGCAACAATAAACTCTATGGCTATGCAGTCAATTTGTGTGGCTATAAGTACGCAAGGCACGGTTGTTGCACACAAAATTACAGAGGATAACATGGTTGTTGTAAACTGTAGATATCCTGATCAAAAAATAAAAATTGGCACCGAATTGGATgaggaaataagaaagaagattgtgCAATTTCTTGTTGCGTACATGGATGTGTTTGCTTGGAGTGAGCAAGATATGACTGGAGTTCCGCGTGATGTCGCGGAACATAGATTAAATGCTAATCCTACACTAAAGCCCATCGTGCAAAAGCACAGAGGAATGGCTCCTGATCGCTTGAAATGGTTATGTGCGGAAGTCACCAAGTTAGTTAATGCAGGCATTTTGTGTGaagtaaaatatcaaacatgggttgTAAACCCAGTATTGGTAGAAAAGCCTGACGGTTCATGGAAGATGTGCATAGACTTTAAAGACATAAACAAAGCTtgtccaaaggacaattatccGCTTCTCGAAATAGATCTAAAAGTGGAGTCTTTGCACGCTTACCCTTACAAATGTTTTTTTGGATACCGCAAaaggatatcatcaaatcccaatggtGCAAGAAGACGAAGATAA